The Caulifigura coniformis genome includes a region encoding these proteins:
- a CDS encoding DUF1653 domain-containing protein: MNDSASPLLPGRYRHYKGKDYLVLGIARHSENEEELVVYRQDYGDKGLWVRPLAMFRETVTIAGSNEPRFRYIGPD, encoded by the coding sequence ATGAACGACTCAGCATCCCCTCTCCTCCCCGGCCGCTACCGGCACTACAAGGGGAAGGATTACCTCGTCCTCGGCATCGCCCGTCACAGCGAAAACGAGGAAGAACTCGTCGTCTACCGCCAGGATTACGGCGACAAGGGGCTCTGGGTCCGCCCGCTCGCCATGTTCCGGGAGACGGTCACCATCGCCGGCTCAAACGAACCGCGCTTCCGCTACATCGGCCCCGATTGA
- a CDS encoding PP2C family protein-serine/threonine phosphatase, giving the protein MAASWQNRLDDVFELMQEMSRGTDPQEMVRAYAKRVATIRQFDRRLSLSRRDTAHPEFHITRDSATEDEIDPWKEKHRLPRISGGQLADLLYEGKPVILNDFQAGEDDPAFDYLREYRSLMLIPMLDGGEALNALVLMKRDPQGFDHEDLPETFWITNLFGRATHNLVLKEQIRDAYEAVDRELKVVGKIQRSLLPRETPKIATLDLAAEYRTSTRAGGDYYDFFPLPDDRWGILVADVSGHGTPAAVMMAITHSIAHLYPNDAGHPGEMLEFVNRHLAGRYTSGIEAFVTAFYGIYNPATHDLTFASAGHNPPRWWKCGEQVARSIEGAASLPLGIDEDVKYGDHTIRLSKGDRIVFYTDGIVEATSPDGDMFRTDRIDEVLKNSCWQSAAEIRDRILSHLHDFTAGAPPIDDQTIVVASVLK; this is encoded by the coding sequence ATGGCGGCTAGTTGGCAGAACAGACTCGACGACGTTTTCGAGTTGATGCAGGAAATGTCCCGCGGGACCGATCCGCAGGAGATGGTCCGCGCCTACGCCAAACGCGTTGCGACGATCCGGCAGTTCGACCGCCGGCTGTCTCTCAGCCGGCGCGACACCGCCCACCCCGAGTTCCACATCACCCGCGACAGTGCCACGGAAGACGAGATCGATCCGTGGAAGGAAAAGCACCGCCTCCCGCGGATTTCAGGCGGCCAGCTGGCCGACCTGCTCTACGAGGGAAAACCGGTCATCCTCAATGACTTCCAGGCCGGCGAGGACGACCCGGCGTTCGACTACCTCCGCGAGTATCGCTCGCTGATGCTGATTCCGATGCTCGACGGCGGCGAGGCACTCAACGCCCTCGTGCTCATGAAACGCGACCCGCAGGGCTTCGATCACGAAGACCTCCCGGAGACGTTCTGGATCACCAACCTCTTTGGCCGGGCCACCCACAACCTGGTCCTCAAAGAACAGATCCGCGACGCCTACGAAGCCGTCGACCGTGAGCTGAAAGTCGTCGGCAAGATTCAGCGGTCACTCCTTCCGCGTGAAACTCCGAAGATCGCGACGCTCGATCTCGCCGCCGAGTACCGCACATCCACCCGCGCGGGCGGCGACTACTACGACTTCTTCCCCCTCCCCGATGACCGCTGGGGCATCCTCGTCGCCGACGTCAGCGGCCACGGCACCCCCGCCGCCGTCATGATGGCCATCACGCACAGCATCGCCCACCTCTACCCCAACGACGCTGGCCACCCCGGCGAGATGCTCGAGTTCGTCAACCGCCACCTGGCCGGCCGCTACACCTCCGGCATCGAAGCCTTCGTCACCGCTTTCTACGGCATCTACAACCCCGCAACGCACGACCTCACGTTCGCCAGCGCCGGCCACAATCCGCCGCGCTGGTGGAAATGCGGCGAGCAGGTCGCCCGCTCGATCGAGGGCGCGGCCAGCCTCCCCCTCGGAATTGATGAGGACGTGAAATACGGCGACCACACCATCCGGCTGTCGAAAGGCGATCGCATCGTCTTCTACACCGACGGCATCGTCGAAGCCACGAGCCCCGACGGCGACATGTTCCGAACCGACCGGATCGACGAAGTCCTGAAAAACTCCTGCTGGCAGAGCGCGGCCGAGATCCGCGACCGCATCCTGTCGCACCTCCACGACTTCACCGCCGGCGCGCCCCCCATCGACGACCAGACCATCGTCGTCGCCAGCGTCCTGAAATAG
- a CDS encoding FAD-binding oxidoreductase: MSVQTASPPRVLHPLVERLRGIVGNEGVIGREDELLVYECDGYVVEKKTPDVVVFPETTEQVVAIVQACNELDVPFVPRGAGTSLAGGTLPVGGGVMICLTRMRKILEVSLRDRYAVVEPGLVNVHLTNHLKGSGYHYAPDPSSQGACTIGGNVATNSGGPHTLKYGVTVNHVLGVEAVMPDGSVVQFGGPCEDSPGYDLTGLFVGSEGTFGVCTKVWVRLTRDPAAYRTMLGIFETVKAATEAISAIIGAGIIPAALEMMDQGIVGALEQAFHFGFPLDAGAVLLIEVDGLEVAVDQEAERIVALCQQHGAREVRMANTPSERALLWKCRKQAFGAIGRLSPSYCTQDGVVPRTRLPEILDFINATSEKYGLRIVNVFHAGDGNIHPILLFDERHAEQVKAVIAAGDEILEKCIALGGSVTGEHGIGVEKISLMNHLFTEETLAVMGDVRKAFNPDGRCAPHKMLPTAGGCGMEHIERNHPGRRAAM, from the coding sequence ATGTCTGTCCAGACTGCTTCTCCGCCGCGAGTCCTGCATCCCCTTGTCGAACGCCTGCGCGGAATCGTGGGGAATGAGGGGGTGATCGGTCGCGAGGACGAACTTCTCGTCTATGAATGCGACGGTTACGTCGTCGAGAAAAAGACACCGGATGTCGTCGTTTTTCCGGAAACGACGGAACAGGTGGTCGCGATCGTCCAGGCGTGCAACGAGCTGGACGTTCCGTTCGTTCCGCGGGGGGCGGGAACGAGCCTGGCCGGTGGGACGCTGCCGGTTGGCGGCGGCGTGATGATCTGCCTGACGCGGATGCGGAAGATCCTGGAGGTTTCCCTGCGCGACAGGTATGCGGTCGTCGAGCCGGGGCTGGTGAACGTTCACCTGACGAATCACCTGAAGGGGAGCGGCTACCACTATGCGCCGGACCCCTCAAGCCAGGGGGCCTGCACGATCGGCGGGAACGTGGCGACGAACTCAGGGGGGCCGCACACGCTGAAGTACGGCGTGACGGTGAACCATGTGCTGGGAGTCGAGGCGGTGATGCCGGACGGGAGCGTCGTGCAGTTCGGCGGTCCGTGCGAGGATTCCCCCGGCTACGACCTGACGGGGCTGTTCGTCGGAAGCGAAGGGACGTTCGGCGTCTGCACGAAGGTGTGGGTGCGGCTGACTCGCGATCCTGCGGCCTACCGCACGATGCTCGGGATCTTCGAAACCGTGAAAGCCGCCACGGAAGCGATTTCAGCGATCATCGGAGCGGGAATCATTCCGGCGGCGCTGGAGATGATGGACCAGGGGATTGTCGGTGCTCTGGAGCAGGCGTTCCATTTCGGATTTCCGCTGGACGCCGGGGCGGTGCTGCTGATCGAAGTGGATGGCCTCGAAGTGGCCGTCGACCAGGAAGCGGAACGGATCGTCGCCCTCTGCCAGCAGCACGGAGCGCGGGAAGTGCGGATGGCGAACACGCCTTCCGAGCGTGCGCTGTTGTGGAAATGCCGGAAGCAGGCGTTCGGAGCGATCGGGCGATTGTCGCCGAGCTACTGCACGCAGGACGGCGTCGTTCCGCGGACGCGACTGCCGGAAATCCTCGATTTCATCAACGCGACGAGTGAGAAGTATGGGCTGAGGATCGTCAACGTGTTTCACGCCGGGGATGGAAACATCCATCCCATCCTGTTGTTCGATGAGCGGCACGCGGAGCAGGTGAAGGCGGTGATCGCGGCGGGGGATGAGATTCTCGAAAAGTGCATCGCGCTCGGCGGGAGCGTGACGGGCGAGCATGGAATCGGCGTCGAGAAGATCAGCCTGATGAACCACCTGTTCACGGAAGAGACGCTGGCCGTGATGGGGGACGTGCGGAAGGCGTTCAATCCGGATGGCCGCTGCGCACCGCACAAGATGCTGCCGACGGCCGGGGGATGCGGGATGGAGCACATCGAGCGCAACCATCCCGGACGCCGGGCGGCGATGTAA